Proteins encoded by one window of Nitrincola iocasae:
- a CDS encoding ABC transporter substrate-binding protein, which yields MANRMCRERLKIIPCRLASRLAGCTILLCFLSLISLHAHSKTLVILLSDRHHIYQDLANAIKTEGFTDYQTFFLEELDRNRTPIPDLVLAIGTRACETAVQLSWQNTGVVCTFLPSQTFLQLLVKYRTEPTIATSGVTAVFMDQPLQRQIHLARLIAPRAQSIGTVFGSSSIYQQQDFNTLSRAAGFEAQHAFLDEQQNPVQVLTPLIQRSDIFLSLPDSASFNRNVTRWSLYITLRNRVPLIGFSASYAEAGAVVSLYTTPQQLAQQTSQVLNQLSRTDTMPEPSYPLEFTLDINRSAARTLRLDLPAVEILSQQLTEVRP from the coding sequence ATGGCGAACAGGATGTGTAGGGAAAGACTAAAAATCATACCATGCAGATTAGCCAGCCGCTTAGCAGGCTGTACCATACTACTGTGTTTTTTGTCTTTAATCTCATTACATGCTCATTCGAAAACACTAGTTATACTATTAAGTGACCGCCATCACATCTATCAAGATCTGGCAAACGCCATAAAAACCGAAGGCTTTACGGATTATCAAACCTTTTTTTTGGAAGAACTGGACAGAAACAGAACACCCATACCTGACCTAGTCCTAGCCATAGGCACACGTGCTTGCGAAACTGCGGTGCAGCTTTCCTGGCAAAATACTGGAGTTGTCTGTACATTTTTGCCATCACAAACTTTTCTACAACTCCTTGTCAAATATCGAACAGAACCCACTATAGCCACTTCAGGTGTTACCGCTGTATTTATGGATCAACCATTACAGCGCCAAATACACCTGGCCCGCTTAATTGCACCTAGAGCACAATCGATCGGTACAGTATTTGGCAGTAGTTCTATCTATCAGCAACAAGACTTTAATACACTCAGCAGAGCCGCCGGTTTTGAAGCACAACACGCCTTTCTGGATGAACAACAGAATCCAGTTCAAGTGCTCACCCCCTTAATACAGCGTAGTGATATATTTCTATCCTTACCGGACAGCGCCAGTTTCAATCGAAATGTAACGCGCTGGTCGCTCTACATTACCCTGCGAAACCGCGTTCCGTTAATTGGATTCTCAGCCAGCTATGCTGAGGCCGGCGCTGTTGTGTCATTGTATACAACACCACAACAACTGGCTCAACAAACCAGTCAAGTACTGAATCAGCTAAGCAGGACTGACACAATGCCAGAACCGTCTTATCCGCTAGAGTTCACATTAGACATCAATCGATCAGCCGCCAGAACCCTTAGACTTGATTTACCTGCAGTAGAAATCCTGAGCCAACAGCTGACTGAGGTACGCCCCTGA
- the dacB gene encoding D-alanyl-D-alanine carboxypeptidase/D-alanyl-D-alanine endopeptidase gives MQVSQSSSIITLVCTLSLALLSFPATAELPESLNQVINDQHLPADAMGIWVQQTGSDTALVSHNADRLFNPASTIKLATSLAVLLELGPAYTWRTDLRATAAVENGVLKGDLIIRGTGDPGAVSEEHWRMLRDLQRMTGLKRIEGNVILDAGYFMLPPDDDPGAFDGQPFRAYNQLPYALHVNSNAIRFHILPDQNTIRIEAEPPLPGLHIENNLTPTNNGNCNAWQRGVRYDVGDNRVTFSGNYPVNCGNYELLRTAVAPDFNAAELFRLHWAQWGGELTGDVLSHYGPPLPYETSLMTHISRPLADLIRVSNKWSHNVMTRHMALTLGAHRMGEPATLEKARVALIDVLSSAGVETNGMFIDNGSGLSRHARITPKQLGQILQVGWESPRRPEFLSSLSISGIDGTTRRQYRNEDKTGQMHLKTGLLNQVSGIAGYVRNQCNEDVMVVLLINHPEAHQGHGTRMQQNLLDWVYKTGQCHE, from the coding sequence ATGCAGGTGTCACAGTCTTCAAGCATAATAACCTTAGTATGTACCCTGTCACTGGCGCTACTGAGTTTTCCAGCAACAGCAGAATTACCAGAAAGCCTCAATCAAGTGATTAACGATCAGCACTTGCCTGCAGATGCTATGGGCATCTGGGTACAGCAAACCGGTAGCGACACCGCCTTAGTGTCACACAATGCTGACCGGCTGTTTAACCCAGCATCGACAATCAAACTGGCTACCTCCCTGGCGGTGCTGCTGGAACTCGGGCCGGCCTATACCTGGAGAACCGACCTCCGCGCAACGGCCGCGGTGGAAAACGGCGTGCTTAAAGGGGATCTGATTATCCGGGGTACAGGAGATCCTGGTGCCGTCAGCGAAGAGCACTGGCGCATGCTGAGGGACCTGCAGCGCATGACTGGCCTAAAGCGTATTGAAGGTAACGTCATTCTGGATGCCGGCTACTTTATGCTGCCACCTGATGATGATCCAGGTGCGTTTGATGGCCAGCCCTTCAGAGCCTATAACCAGCTTCCCTATGCCCTTCATGTCAACTCCAACGCTATTCGTTTTCACATATTACCAGATCAGAATACTATTCGTATAGAAGCCGAACCACCGTTACCGGGCTTGCATATAGAAAATAATCTGACACCCACAAATAATGGTAACTGCAATGCATGGCAACGAGGAGTGCGTTATGACGTAGGCGACAACCGGGTGACGTTCAGTGGTAACTATCCTGTTAATTGCGGCAATTACGAATTGCTACGTACAGCCGTGGCGCCCGACTTCAATGCAGCGGAACTTTTTCGACTGCATTGGGCACAATGGGGAGGGGAACTCACCGGGGATGTTCTGAGTCATTACGGCCCACCTTTGCCCTATGAGACATCACTGATGACACATATCTCCAGACCCTTGGCTGATTTGATTCGTGTCTCAAACAAATGGAGCCACAATGTCATGACCCGCCACATGGCATTAACTCTGGGCGCACACAGAATGGGTGAGCCAGCGACACTGGAAAAAGCGCGCGTCGCGCTGATTGATGTACTGTCATCCGCAGGTGTCGAAACTAACGGTATGTTTATTGATAATGGCTCCGGTCTGAGCCGTCACGCGCGTATCACACCAAAACAGCTGGGGCAGATACTTCAGGTGGGTTGGGAGAGTCCCAGGCGCCCTGAATTTTTATCCTCCTTATCAATATCCGGCATAGATGGAACCACCCGACGCCAATACCGCAATGAAGACAAAACGGGCCAGATGCATCTTAAAACCGGACTACTTAATCAGGTTTCAGGCATTGCTGGTTATGTCCGAAACCAGTGTAATGAGGATGTTATGGTTGTACTCTTGATCAATCATCCGGAAGCGCACCAGGGTCATGGCACACGTATGCAGCAGAACTTACTGGACTGGGTATACAAAACCGGGCAGTGTCATGAATAA
- a CDS encoding hybrid sensor histidine kinase/response regulator — MPQFNSDIRQRVLFLSLIPMLVITCILGFFFTYTQLNYARTGLLEKGQELSELLSAAAEFGILSNNAAELKPLSHQLMQNPLVIDVLFMDQDMNIIYREDTFELSLSTPPESSALINDHWYFSHPVIPTPIRTETVPELFAEQTSIETVGWVTLIFSDEPIRQQQLLIIRNSLFIIFSGFLITFSLSSYFGRKISQPVKQLSSIISQLRRGNLGVRAPTSQTDEFHQLGEGINELAKSLEQSNRHMETRITQATQALSVSLQELERKNQQLMRAHEKADSANRAKDAFLARMSHELRTPLTSVIGFTRMIQEGSGEQERAHYLKIVDHTSQMLLTLIDDLLDFTRLESDALELETIEFHPQQLIHQALEMQAPAAHAKGIELIFSGGFNLPIHLSGDPTRIRQIITNLIGNAIKFTETGHIVLHTHYQPEEQLLALSVSDTGIGISPEYKSKMFESFTQADNSISRKYGGSGLGLAIVYRLVKLMRGHIEVHSEPDKGTTFDIQLPLTTETELFSIDLIDDFSIKTATENYCIAVVEKNAASRKSLLEMFEHYGYHCRVSERLEDILSSEEPVSHILLSHSASEADTELLLRQTESLRQRFPGVKLVLLLPANFRWDCLKKIKASILNKPVSPTQVLSALEYPEQQEQGKNYTNYQLNKLEILIAEDNDYNRLLIKRILKQAGISSREVVTGAQAIEAVTEKMPDIVLMDINMPDMDGIEASRQILNQHPNTNIIALTANISSREQQLLNQLGINKILIKPLNIEKLYALLSTLDIKKPNNTVEASTNSWHKLEFEEEIDRQLKEIQSRIYAKDYAAIGRNAHQLHGFAGLFDHPEIENIAHQLRKAVISQDIRKIWSAYNQLARIVKGMRKL, encoded by the coding sequence ATGCCACAGTTCAATTCTGATATCCGACAACGCGTACTGTTTCTATCACTAATTCCAATGTTAGTGATTACCTGCATACTTGGATTTTTCTTCACCTATACGCAACTCAACTATGCTCGAACCGGTCTGCTAGAAAAGGGACAAGAACTAAGTGAGTTACTCTCAGCGGCCGCTGAATTCGGCATTCTGAGTAACAATGCAGCAGAACTTAAACCTTTGAGCCACCAGTTGATGCAAAACCCGCTGGTGATCGACGTGTTGTTCATGGATCAAGATATGAACATCATATACAGAGAAGACACTTTTGAACTGTCCCTCAGCACCCCGCCTGAGTCCTCGGCCTTGATTAATGATCATTGGTATTTTAGTCACCCGGTTATCCCAACGCCCATACGCACTGAAACCGTACCCGAACTGTTTGCCGAACAAACGTCTATTGAAACCGTTGGTTGGGTAACGCTAATATTTTCCGATGAGCCAATACGTCAGCAACAACTGCTCATTATTCGCAACAGTCTATTTATTATATTCAGTGGCTTTCTGATCACCTTTTCCCTATCAAGTTACTTTGGCAGAAAGATTAGCCAACCCGTAAAACAACTATCCAGCATCATTTCACAGCTCAGGAGGGGAAACCTGGGTGTCAGAGCACCAACAAGCCAGACAGATGAGTTTCATCAGCTCGGTGAAGGGATTAATGAGCTGGCAAAGTCACTGGAACAGTCCAATCGACATATGGAAACCCGCATAACCCAGGCTACTCAGGCTTTATCTGTAAGCCTGCAGGAACTTGAACGAAAGAATCAACAATTAATGCGGGCACATGAAAAAGCCGACTCAGCAAATCGTGCTAAAGATGCTTTTCTTGCGCGTATGAGTCACGAGCTACGTACTCCGTTAACCTCGGTGATAGGCTTTACACGAATGATCCAAGAGGGCAGCGGTGAGCAGGAACGTGCGCATTATCTCAAAATCGTTGACCACACATCGCAGATGCTCTTAACACTGATAGACGATCTGTTAGATTTCACGCGACTGGAGTCCGATGCGCTTGAACTTGAAACCATCGAGTTTCATCCGCAACAATTGATTCATCAGGCATTAGAGATGCAAGCACCCGCTGCACATGCCAAAGGTATCGAACTAATCTTCAGTGGTGGCTTCAATCTGCCTATACACTTGTCTGGTGATCCAACACGCATTCGTCAGATAATAACCAACCTGATCGGCAATGCCATCAAGTTTACAGAAACAGGACACATTGTATTACATACCCACTATCAACCGGAGGAACAGCTACTGGCACTCAGCGTATCGGATACCGGCATAGGAATTTCTCCAGAATACAAAAGCAAGATGTTCGAGTCCTTTACCCAGGCGGATAACAGTATCAGCCGTAAATACGGTGGATCAGGACTAGGCTTGGCCATAGTATACCGCCTGGTGAAGCTCATGCGAGGTCATATTGAAGTTCACAGCGAGCCTGATAAAGGAACAACATTTGATATTCAGCTACCACTCACAACTGAAACTGAACTTTTCAGCATTGACTTGATTGATGATTTTTCGATCAAGACAGCAACAGAAAACTATTGCATTGCTGTTGTAGAAAAAAATGCAGCCTCACGAAAAAGTCTTTTAGAAATGTTTGAACACTATGGTTATCACTGCCGCGTTAGTGAACGTCTTGAAGACATCCTCAGTTCAGAAGAACCTGTTAGCCATATTTTACTCAGTCACTCCGCATCTGAAGCAGACACTGAATTGTTATTACGTCAAACGGAATCACTGCGACAACGCTTTCCAGGCGTAAAGTTGGTTCTATTACTACCAGCCAATTTTCGTTGGGATTGCCTGAAAAAAATCAAAGCCAGCATACTCAACAAGCCTGTATCGCCCACTCAGGTTCTCTCTGCACTGGAATATCCTGAACAACAAGAGCAGGGAAAGAATTATACAAATTACCAACTCAACAAGCTGGAAATTCTAATTGCTGAAGATAATGACTACAATCGATTGCTGATCAAGCGCATTCTCAAACAGGCAGGCATCAGCAGTCGTGAAGTAGTGACGGGCGCACAAGCCATCGAAGCAGTCACCGAAAAAATGCCTGACATAGTGCTTATGGATATCAACATGCCCGATATGGATGGCATTGAAGCCTCGCGCCAGATACTCAATCAGCACCCAAATACTAATATTATCGCCTTGACTGCAAATATTTCTTCGCGTGAGCAACAACTACTCAATCAGCTTGGAATCAATAAAATACTGATCAAACCTCTTAATATTGAGAAACTTTATGCACTGCTGAGCACTCTGGATATTAAAAAACCCAACAATACAGTAGAAGCATCAACTAACTCCTGGCATAAGCTTGAGTTTGAAGAGGAAATAGACCGTCAACTGAAAGAGATTCAGTCAAGGATTTATGCGAAAGACTATGCAGCTATAGGTCGTAACGCACATCAGTTACATGGTTTTGCAGGTTTATTCGATCATCCGGAAATTGAAAATATAGCCCATCAATTACGTAAAGCCGTTATTAGTCAGGACATACGTAAAATATGGAGTGCTTACAACCAACTTGCGCGAATTGTAAAGGGGATGCGCAAACTCTGA
- a CDS encoding TonB-dependent receptor plug domain-containing protein — MLQTLKASEPTQLTQDGCQTKHPSSSFSANIILIYLLGSGNLAFAGNHPLLNEADFLADIPVVSVASRLKQNLHNTPASVTVLDRATISASGAQTLPDLLRLVPGFQVFHVNANKLGASYHGMNDEFPNQLEVMVNGRSVYLPLLSTVIWTSLGLHPDDIERVEVVRGSNAATYGSNAFMGAVNFITRHPATEARFSASGTLGSKQTQNGHLRYSGESQGAFYRISASHESNAGSTRFNDSAQRQFLSADLSFAPSLYDTLNLHVGMDQGYTHLGYLYPYHRFPDNQHYISRSDYRANYQQINWSHLLTPDTTLHISAYRNALVLNESRPTVEDILTYYLPEGLQTQAMADSLQQLNPEFRGYREHGKTHVLDTEVALETHSHNLSSFTGLGLRRDAASSPVLLQQIDIRDQRYRLFHSSEFQLTTKTLANLGVIHEVQSGGSKATSTRAAVSRQLSDDTSIRIGYSHSERLASILERQGNYRIELPPDQFHYIDRPNTELEPERIQSWEVGLLHSLTPLNGYIDLRIFHERISDAIVNVKQADEAGMRMNRGYWRNQGLEAQLKLQPNDSFWLIFNYSYLDNQAGHWHQGHQPDEFTHFPGGQLAPKHTLSALLNWQLTNDVNLSSTYYFMDEVRWRGSYGTLAQQEHYQRLDLKLTRQWRTASQKIELSAIVQNALHGSYQSFYQDNEFDPRAFLQFRLTMD, encoded by the coding sequence ATGCTACAGACCCTGAAAGCATCTGAACCAACGCAGCTAACTCAAGACGGCTGCCAGACTAAACATCCAAGCAGCTCATTTTCTGCCAATATTATTCTGATCTATTTGTTAGGGTCAGGTAATCTGGCATTTGCGGGTAATCACCCCCTATTAAATGAAGCTGATTTCCTGGCTGACATCCCAGTTGTCAGTGTGGCCAGTCGGCTAAAACAGAACCTCCATAACACCCCCGCCTCAGTGACAGTACTGGATCGCGCTACTATTTCGGCTTCCGGTGCACAAACACTACCTGACCTGCTGAGGCTGGTACCGGGGTTTCAGGTGTTCCATGTCAACGCTAATAAGCTGGGAGCCAGCTATCACGGCATGAATGACGAGTTCCCCAACCAATTGGAGGTAATGGTCAATGGCCGGTCAGTCTATCTACCACTGTTATCCACCGTGATTTGGACATCCTTGGGGCTGCACCCTGACGATATTGAACGTGTAGAGGTTGTTCGGGGTTCAAATGCAGCCACTTATGGCTCCAATGCATTCATGGGAGCCGTCAATTTTATAACTCGACATCCCGCAACAGAAGCCCGATTCAGCGCATCAGGTACCCTGGGGTCAAAGCAGACTCAAAACGGACATCTACGTTATAGTGGTGAGTCACAAGGTGCGTTTTACAGAATAAGTGCAAGCCATGAGTCTAACGCCGGCAGCACACGATTTAATGATAGCGCCCAAAGACAATTCCTAAGTGCCGACCTCAGTTTTGCCCCCAGTCTATATGACACACTCAACCTGCATGTCGGTATGGATCAAGGCTATACGCATTTAGGCTATCTATATCCTTACCATCGATTTCCTGATAATCAGCACTATATCAGTCGCTCTGATTACCGAGCCAATTATCAACAAATTAACTGGTCACACTTGCTAACCCCAGATACCACACTACATATCAGTGCTTACCGCAATGCCCTCGTGCTAAATGAATCACGTCCGACGGTGGAGGATATACTGACCTACTATCTTCCAGAAGGGCTGCAAACCCAAGCCATGGCAGACAGTCTGCAACAGTTAAATCCAGAATTCAGAGGCTATCGAGAGCACGGTAAAACTCACGTTCTCGACACTGAAGTTGCATTGGAAACTCACAGTCATAACCTTAGCAGTTTTACCGGTCTGGGATTACGTCGAGATGCAGCCAGTAGCCCTGTACTGTTACAGCAGATAGATATCCGCGACCAGCGTTATCGCCTGTTTCACAGTAGTGAGTTTCAACTCACTACTAAAACACTGGCCAACTTGGGTGTAATTCATGAAGTGCAATCCGGAGGTTCTAAAGCGACATCGACCCGCGCGGCTGTTAGCCGACAATTATCAGATGATACCAGTATACGTATAGGTTATAGCCACAGTGAGCGCCTGGCTTCAATATTGGAGCGCCAGGGAAATTACCGGATTGAATTACCTCCTGATCAGTTCCATTACATTGACCGCCCTAATACAGAACTGGAGCCTGAGCGTATACAAAGCTGGGAAGTAGGGCTATTACACAGTCTGACTCCATTAAATGGTTATATTGACCTGAGAATTTTTCACGAACGCATTTCTGATGCCATCGTCAACGTCAAGCAAGCTGATGAGGCAGGCATGAGAATGAACCGTGGCTACTGGCGAAATCAAGGCCTTGAGGCACAGCTAAAATTACAACCTAACGATAGCTTCTGGCTAATTTTTAACTATAGTTACCTTGATAATCAGGCTGGTCATTGGCACCAAGGACATCAACCGGATGAGTTCACGCATTTTCCTGGCGGACAACTTGCACCGAAACATACGCTTTCAGCTTTGCTGAACTGGCAGCTGACAAATGATGTTAACCTTAGCAGCACTTATTATTTCATGGATGAGGTGCGATGGCGTGGTAGTTATGGGACACTGGCCCAACAAGAGCATTATCAGCGACTGGACCTGAAACTGACACGGCAATGGCGTACTGCTTCGCAGAAAATTGAATTATCTGCCATCGTCCAGAATGCTCTTCACGGTAGCTATCAATCCTTTTATCAGGATAACGAGTTTGATCCCAGGGCTTTTCTGCAATTCAGACTGACAATGGATTAA
- a CDS encoding TonB-dependent receptor plug domain-containing protein has translation MSEDSLMPHHKVNKLALLLTGLTSFLYAAVVFADISHLDESAFLIDIPMVTSATRLSQHQSDAPVSMTVIDRATITASGAQTVPDLLRLVPGFQVAHVNSNKYAATYHGYSDDFPNRLEVMIDGRSVYMPLISSPDWTSLALHLDDIERIEVIRGSNTATQGSNAFLGAINIITRHPAAEAKASASVTLGSLDTANSNLRFSGNTSMGHYRLSAAHEENTGSKLFSDGARRSYLNFSGSFAPTLRDQIDLRAGIDRGHITIGSLKAPETFNSVVTQEREYHSSFQHISWEHIINPNTTFELTGYRNQLTLSEAPPTLDDIFRSELDYDDYNDWLENPAAFALEEALFQQLLDSNPSLRVLSENGSTRQEDLQFSIVHQQSQTSTSTGLGYRRDTGKGDTLFDQGDVHSTRFRLFANSVISPSQAYTINLGAMHEKEESGPAATSGRAALSLHITPDVTLRFGLSSSERLPSLHERYSQSTIYFTPDKNQIFDAIRRPNPDLEPEHILSREAGLLYKFSSMPGYLDLRIFNEHITKGIATYREAFTDELNPSDQTIRVSKNIADWQNQGAEFQLRLQPTNSFWFLLNYAYINNTAKTFALSADKPFTRTQLAPRHSASLLLNWQPRPDINLSASHYFVDQMHWLEGDDRDTYNRTDLRAAKHWTLGPQTQAELSLTVQNALGPSYQEFYDYHNFDRRFFIQFRLKYH, from the coding sequence ATGAGCGAAGATTCATTAATGCCCCATCATAAGGTTAACAAGCTAGCTTTACTCCTGACCGGACTAACGAGCTTCCTCTATGCCGCAGTGGTGTTTGCTGACATATCACATCTGGATGAATCTGCATTCCTGATCGATATTCCCATGGTCACCTCAGCAACACGCCTGTCTCAGCATCAAAGTGATGCACCGGTATCCATGACGGTTATAGACCGCGCAACTATTACAGCATCCGGAGCTCAGACAGTTCCTGATCTGTTACGCCTGGTCCCGGGGTTTCAGGTAGCCCATGTTAACAGCAATAAATATGCGGCTACGTATCATGGATACAGTGATGACTTTCCTAACCGCCTTGAGGTCATGATAGACGGTCGTTCAGTCTATATGCCATTGATATCCTCACCTGACTGGACATCGCTGGCACTGCATTTAGACGATATCGAACGTATAGAAGTCATTCGTGGCTCTAATACAGCCACACAGGGATCCAATGCATTTCTAGGCGCCATTAATATCATCACGCGGCACCCAGCGGCTGAAGCGAAAGCCTCTGCATCTGTGACGCTAGGATCATTAGATACCGCCAATAGCAATCTGCGCTTCAGTGGCAATACCTCTATGGGGCATTACCGCCTATCAGCCGCTCATGAAGAAAACACGGGAAGCAAGCTGTTTAGTGACGGTGCCAGACGAAGCTATTTGAATTTCAGTGGTAGCTTTGCACCAACATTACGAGATCAAATCGATCTCAGAGCAGGCATAGATCGTGGACATATTACAATTGGCTCTTTAAAAGCACCTGAAACTTTTAATAGCGTAGTTACACAAGAACGAGAATACCATTCTAGCTTTCAGCATATATCCTGGGAACATATTATTAATCCAAACACAACCTTTGAACTAACTGGGTATAGGAATCAATTAACCTTATCTGAAGCGCCTCCGACTTTAGATGATATTTTCAGATCTGAACTTGACTATGATGATTATAATGATTGGCTGGAAAATCCTGCAGCTTTCGCTCTTGAAGAAGCTTTATTCCAACAACTTCTTGATAGCAATCCTAGTCTGAGAGTCTTGAGTGAAAATGGTTCGACACGTCAAGAAGACCTACAATTTTCAATTGTTCACCAACAAAGCCAAACATCAACATCAACTGGTCTCGGTTATCGAAGAGATACCGGCAAGGGAGATACGCTCTTTGACCAGGGCGATGTGCACTCAACCCGGTTCAGACTGTTTGCTAACAGCGTTATCAGCCCTAGCCAAGCGTATACAATCAATTTGGGCGCTATGCACGAGAAAGAGGAATCAGGCCCTGCAGCGACATCTGGTCGTGCGGCACTAAGCTTACATATCACTCCAGATGTCACACTTCGCTTTGGTTTAAGCAGCAGCGAACGCTTACCCTCGCTACATGAGCGCTACAGTCAATCTACTATTTATTTCACGCCCGATAAAAATCAAATATTTGATGCCATTCGCAGACCCAACCCAGACCTGGAGCCCGAACACATATTGAGTCGTGAAGCTGGATTGTTGTATAAATTCAGCTCGATGCCTGGTTATTTAGACCTACGTATTTTCAATGAGCACATCACTAAGGGCATAGCCACTTATAGAGAAGCTTTTACCGATGAATTAAACCCAAGTGACCAAACGATTCGGGTCAGTAAAAACATTGCGGACTGGCAGAACCAAGGCGCTGAATTTCAATTAAGACTTCAACCTACCAATAGCTTCTGGTTTTTACTTAATTATGCCTACATCAATAATACAGCAAAAACGTTTGCGCTATCTGCAGACAAACCATTCACCCGAACTCAGCTCGCACCTCGCCATAGCGCGTCGCTGCTGCTGAATTGGCAACCACGTCCTGATATCAACTTGAGTGCTAGCCACTATTTCGTCGATCAGATGCACTGGCTTGAAGGTGATGACCGCGACACCTACAACCGCACAGACCTTCGCGCCGCAAAACACTGGACACTGGGCCCTCAAACTCAAGCTGAGCTATCTTTAACGGTTCAGAATGCCTTGGGCCCTAGCTATCAAGAGTTCTACGATTATCACAATTTTGATCGTCGTTTTTTCATACAATTTCGTTTAAAATATCACTAG
- a CDS encoding MlaE family ABC transporter permease yields the protein MSEQAELPTVSRTQESILVGGCWDTRFLQQQQQLLDAWRQSAPTEADIHVLDTNGAVVLLQLLGSDPERWPQGLTQEQIYLLTFVKGRLTDVPTSEKRLNPLAELGRQTLHSVVHARQLLDFAGQLSVLLLSLVKHPRQLKVKLLLDVVQRDGLNAVPIIALLAFLLGAVIAFQGGLQLATYGANIFVVELISLTMLRELAPLICAIIVAGRSGSAYAAQLATMQMNQEVVALKSLGQDPFVWLVLPKLLGLMLVMPLLTVLSMLAGIGGGMLVASIQLDLGAVEFIQRFASTVDPVHFWVGLIKAPVFALLIVNVGCMQGFLAKGGAEAVGHRTTRSVVQSIFLVIIVDALFSILFAQLGW from the coding sequence ATGAGTGAACAAGCTGAACTACCGACAGTAAGCCGTACACAAGAATCAATTCTAGTGGGGGGGTGCTGGGATACGCGATTTTTGCAGCAGCAACAACAATTATTGGACGCCTGGCGTCAATCAGCCCCGACAGAAGCTGATATTCATGTATTGGATACCAATGGTGCGGTAGTTCTGCTGCAGCTATTAGGTTCTGACCCTGAACGTTGGCCACAAGGGCTAACGCAGGAACAAATCTATCTACTGACGTTTGTGAAAGGGCGCCTGACGGATGTGCCGACCAGTGAAAAACGCCTGAATCCTCTGGCTGAGTTGGGACGGCAAACGCTGCATAGTGTTGTACATGCGCGGCAGTTGTTGGATTTTGCTGGTCAACTGAGCGTATTACTGCTCAGCCTGGTTAAGCACCCACGTCAGCTAAAGGTGAAATTACTATTGGATGTGGTGCAACGGGATGGGCTAAATGCTGTGCCTATTATCGCGTTGTTGGCATTTTTGCTGGGTGCTGTTATTGCTTTTCAGGGTGGTCTGCAACTGGCTACTTATGGTGCAAATATTTTTGTTGTCGAGTTGATTTCGCTGACTATGCTGCGTGAACTTGCACCTCTGATCTGTGCCATTATTGTGGCAGGGCGCTCTGGGTCAGCCTATGCAGCGCAACTGGCGACGATGCAGATGAATCAGGAAGTGGTGGCGTTGAAAAGCCTGGGTCAAGACCCTTTTGTTTGGCTGGTCTTGCCCAAGCTGCTGGGCTTGATGCTGGTGATGCCATTGCTGACTGTGCTGTCGATGCTGGCGGGGATTGGTGGTGGGATGTTGGTGGCATCAATACAATTGGATTTAGGTGCGGTTGAGTTTATTCAGCGATTTGCTTCTACCGTTGACCCGGTTCATTTCTGGGTCGGGCTGATCAAAGCGCCAGTTTTTGCACTATTAATTGTCAATGTGGGCTGTATGCAGGGTTTTCTTGCTAAAGGTGGGGCCGAGGCTGTAGGCCACCGTACCACGCGCAGTGTTGTTCAGAGTATCTTCCTGGTAATCATTGTGGATGCACTGTTTTCCATTCTGTTTGCGCAATTGGGTTGGTAA
- a CDS encoding DUF2489 domain-containing protein, whose product MTITYLLISVFAVLCVGLGVYIVYLLRQNKQRQRKNTNISEAYAASALKQRSYLIDSIRIISRGILEEQCPLAEGCIRIKVLLDNLSPQMHQQDSLAVIELVYGKTEHIPMLDDWKSLSSEQKRKYQQELEAVEQQHAEAIRAAAKLLRDYPFEQMAH is encoded by the coding sequence ATGACTATTACCTATTTATTAATTTCAGTATTTGCTGTGCTCTGCGTCGGTCTTGGTGTTTATATTGTTTACCTGCTGCGACAAAATAAGCAGAGGCAACGGAAAAACACTAATATATCTGAAGCTTACGCAGCCTCCGCACTGAAGCAGCGCTCTTATCTTATAGACAGTATTCGGATTATTTCGCGCGGGATCCTTGAAGAACAGTGCCCGCTAGCAGAGGGTTGTATTCGTATAAAGGTTCTCCTCGATAACTTGTCACCACAAATGCATCAGCAGGATTCACTTGCTGTTATTGAGCTGGTTTATGGTAAAACAGAGCATATTCCCATGCTGGATGATTGGAAATCTCTTTCATCTGAACAAAAGCGCAAGTATCAGCAAGAGTTGGAGGCGGTAGAACAGCAGCATGCCGAAGCGATACGAGCTGCCGCAAAATTGTTGCGTGACTATCCATTTGAGCAAATGGCACATTGA